The window TCTCGCCCGTGTCGACGCCAGAGTCCGCGGTATGTCGATGCACGATCCACTCCCATCGTCAGCCGTTCGGGCTTCTCTGGTGAGCTACCCACCGTGCCGGGGTCTTACCCGTTGTGCTTTGCGTGATCTCGCGCTACCGTGAAAGTGCTCCTCGCGGACGCTGGCCCCTTGGCCGCCCCGAGGAAGCTCCCGGATCCAGGCCGATCGGCCTTCTTCCTCATTCCCGGCCTCGCCGTTCGCACGGGCCGGCCACCTCATCAGGAGACTTCCATGTCTTACCACGGAATCCTTGACCTGTCAGGGAAAACCCCCTTCGTCCGCACCGGCTACCGGCCGGCCCCGGGCGACATCGCACTCCCGCTTTCCGCCGTCCGCAACCACAAGCTGCGTCCCGGCGACGAAATCACCGGCACCGCCGAGGAAATCACCAGCGTCAACGGTGCCGACCCGGCGACGCCGCGTCCGAGCTTCACCGAGCTGGTCCCGGTGCACCCGGACGAGCGCCTGCTGCTCGAAACCACCCCGGCGCGCCTGCTGCCGCGCGTCATCGACCTCGTCACCCCGCTCGGCAAGGGCCAGCGCGCCCTCGTCGTTTCCCCGCCCAAGGCCGGGAAGACCACGGTGCTGCGTGAGATCGCCCACGGCATCTCGGTCAACCACCCGGAGTGCCGGCTGATGGTCCTGCTGGCCGACGAGCGCCCGGAGGAGGTCACCGAGCTGAGCCGAACCGTGCGCGGCGAAGTGATCGCGTCCACATTCGACCGTCCGCCCGCCGAACACGTGGCGGTGGCGGAACTCGCCGTCGAGCGCGCGAAACGCCTGGTGGAGCGCGGTGAAGACGTCGTGCTGCTGCTCGATTCGCTGACCCGCCTCGGCCGCGCGTACAACCTTTCGGCCCGTCCGTCCGGCCGCACGCTGTCCGGCGGCGTCGACGCGGCCGCGCTGCAGCCGATGAAGCGGATCCTCGGCGCGGCCCGCAACCTCGAGGGCGGCGGATCGCTCACGATCGTCGCGTCGGCACTCGTCGAAACCGGGTCCCTGGCCGACACGGTGTTCTTCGAAGAGCTGAAGAGCACCGGCAACGCCGAGCTGAAACTCGACCGCAAGACGGCCGAGCGTCGCATCTTCCCCGCCGTCGACGTCGCGGCGTCCAGCACCCGCCGCGAAGAACTCCTGGTCACCCCGGGCGAACTCGCCGCGATGCGCGAAGTCCGCCGTGCGTTGCCCGGCCCGCACGCGATCGAGCAGCTGCTCGACCAGCTCCGCAAGACGGGCTCGAACGCCGAATTCCTCCTCCGCGTGACGGGCGCCGCACTGCCGGCCGCGGCCTAGCTTTCGCGGCGTTCCCGGAGTTCACCGATCACTTTCTGCCCGACGCCACGGGCTTCGTCGGCGCTGGCGGGCGGATCACCTTCGCCGGGCTCGTAAAGGTTGTCGTCCGCTCGACCCGGGTCCGACGTGCCGGGCCGCGCGATCTCCGGTTGTTCGTTCGCTTCGGACATCATTGAGTACCTTTCGGCAGCCCACCTCGTCACCGAGGTGGCTGATGAGGGGTGGCGGGCGGGTAGGAGGCTCGTTCGGGCCCGCGGTTCAAGGCCGCGACGAGAAAGCCCAGCCCGACAACGGTGACGACGAGCGGAGCGGCCCCCGGCACGGCGGCCCACCACCCGACCCCACCGGCGGCGACGGCCCACGCCGCGACGAAAGTGCGCTTCGCTGTGAGGGGATAGGGTTTAGGCAGCTCGCGCAGCGCCGCCGCGCCGAGCACGAGAACTCCGGCCAAGCCCACGAGCAGCACGGTCCAGTACACGGAATGTCCTCCTTCGGGGAGTCGGGCATCTGCGCACGGACTACCCGCGTCGAACGCCGCCAAGCCGTGGCGCCGGGCACACCCCGGCCGCGGCCCAAGAATCGCGTTCGGGGCCACGCACGGCACGCATGCACGGGCGCAGGAAGCACGTCCGGTCCGCCCGCGCGACGGCTGTGCTGGGCACCCGTGGCAAACCGGCCACTCCGGAGTCCCGCGCGACGGCTGTGCCGGGCATCCGTGGCAACCAGCCACTCCGGAACCCCGCACGCGTCAACCCGCGACGGCCGGACCCAGCAGCCTCGGCAACCGGCCACCCGTCAGCCCGCGACGGTCACACCCTCAGCTACCCCGCCCCGTCGCACGCTGCAGCTCGTCGATCCGCGCCGACGCTTCGGCCTTCGTCAAGCCGTCCGGCACCTCTTGCCCGGCCTCCTGCGCCAACGTCTGCAGGTAGGACTTCTGCGGCCCGGTCATCGGCTCGTCACCGGTCGTCCAGTCGCTCGGGTCCTTCTCCGGGTTGGGCTCCACCTGGTCCGTCATCACGCCTCCAATCGAACGTGTGTTCGCTTGAATCCGACTCTAGCGCAGGGGTCCGACGATCGCCGGTCACGAGCCGGCCGGCGGGGTGCTCGGCGCGCCCGCCTCGTGGCCCGGCCGCCCGCGGGTCCGCCGGTCGTCCTTCATCTGCTGTTCGTGCAGGTGCCGGCGGCCGCCGGTCAGGGACTCC of the Amycolatopsis sp. NBC_01488 genome contains:
- a CDS encoding DUF3072 domain-containing protein, translating into MTDQVEPNPEKDPSDWTTGDEPMTGPQKSYLQTLAQEAGQEVPDGLTKAEASARIDELQRATGRGS
- the rho gene encoding transcription termination factor Rho codes for the protein MSYHGILDLSGKTPFVRTGYRPAPGDIALPLSAVRNHKLRPGDEITGTAEEITSVNGADPATPRPSFTELVPVHPDERLLLETTPARLLPRVIDLVTPLGKGQRALVVSPPKAGKTTVLREIAHGISVNHPECRLMVLLADERPEEVTELSRTVRGEVIASTFDRPPAEHVAVAELAVERAKRLVERGEDVVLLLDSLTRLGRAYNLSARPSGRTLSGGVDAAALQPMKRILGAARNLEGGGSLTIVASALVETGSLADTVFFEELKSTGNAELKLDRKTAERRIFPAVDVAASSTRREELLVTPGELAAMREVRRALPGPHAIEQLLDQLRKTGSNAEFLLRVTGAALPAAA